In the genome of Peromyscus eremicus chromosome 1, PerEre_H2_v1, whole genome shotgun sequence, the window ATACTGTGTGAGGCCAGCATGCTGCTCTGATGTGACTCAGGGGCCTGAGTGGGGAGTGCGGTGTTAATTTAAGGCTTCCAAACTGGCAGAAGGTGGAATTGGTAaacaccacccccaccctgttTCCAGGGGAGGCCCTTctgtcattctaccagttcaacTAAAGGAAGTCAGAGTAGCTGGCAGGGAGCAGGCTCGGTGTTCCCCTAGCACAAGGCCACCTGAGTCCCAACAGGTCTCCAATAACAACAAAGGCCATGTTTACCAACAGCCTACTAGATGCCAGGCACGTGCCACATACCTGACATTTGTGGTCTCATTTGTTCTACCAAACAGATGAGGTAAACAATTATGACTCTTGACTTATGGATGCGGAAACAGGAACAAAACAAAGTGAAGTAAGTAGTCTGAGACcagccaggaagtgacatggtCATCTAAGAAGCCTGCTCGCCTCAGCTTGTACTACATGGCCCTTCAGGGGAGACTAAAACACTTGCTAAAGCCCTCCTACACAGCAGGCCAAGGCCAAAGCAAGCCACCACAGTCCATCCCTGCTCCCTGCATTCCTCTGGGAAGCAGGAACTCAGCTGCAGCCTCAGAACTGAATAGGAAATCTCTTACAAAAGCACTTCCCCTTCCAGGCAAACATCTCTGGGCCACTTAGAAAGAGGAAGCTGTTTAAGAGCAGCCTCAGGTAAGACAGTCTCCACTTGAGGCTCCAGAACTAGCCAAACCAGAACCACCCTGTTAGAAAGGGAGTCCCCAGAAAGAGAGGGGAGCCCTGGCCTGAGGGGGTACACCACATGGCCATGTTCACTGTGCACCAACACAGGCCAAGCACCAAGGACATGAGACCTCACTTGGCCAAGAGGACatagctatacagagaaaccctgtctcaaaaaacaacaacaaaaaaaagaattacccAGGAGATAGCCAGTTCCCCACACGCCCTGGGCTACCACTCACCTTATGGTCTTTGCCGTCCACTTCATACACAGAGATGTTGCTCTTTCGATAAATCTCCTTCCCTGGGGGCTGCCGCCACTGACACTGGCCCTGGGGAGCAGGGTGAGGGAACAAGCTTCAGACCTTTACTCTCTGCTAAGTGACTTCCACTCAGCACTGTGTGGCCGAGTCTCTCGTTTTGCCATGTGCTTACATTCACGGCTTTATGTTCAGTAACCGTTTCCTCACCAGAACACAATCGATTTCCTAACTAAGGCACAAAGAGGCTAATAACTTGCAAGCATCACAATCAACTGATTTTGGGTGTGGCCATGACCTAAACCTCATGTGTTCACCTGGGTCCCGCTTTGGGAGACATCCTGCTGTGCTAGTGAAGAGCGCCCCCTTCCTGCCCGCTGTAGTACAGCACTCCTTCCTACGGCTGACATCATTGCTCAGGAGCTCTTTGTtgtcccttttctcttttgtccTGAGGAGCCCAACACCAGGCTTTATAGTAAAGGGCAAGGAACTTGAATAGTTTGGTCCCACTCtgtagaagaggaaactgaggtcttGAGGAGTGGAGTAAACTGGGCAAAGTTACCCCACCAGCAGTGGGAAAGCTGTctctattttctcttttcatctctccctcttttcttcaaactaacttaaaaaaaaaacaaaaacacttttattttctagcagggcatggtggtgcacatcttcagTCCCAGAACTCGGAAGGTAgcggcagaagcagaggcagatggatctttgtgagtttaaggccagcttacaactctgtgtgtgtgtgtgtgtgtgtgtgtgtgtgtgtgtgtgtgtgtgtgtgtgtacttgagtgCATGTTCCAGCAGGGACAGGAGGGGGCtttagatctcctggagctggagttacaggtacctgacatgggtgctgcgaactgaacttgggtcctcggcAAGAGAATTCAATGTTcttgacccctgagccatctctccaagtccCGCTTTCCTTCTTTATGCAGTTCAAGCCACCCTAGAACTCACTATCTAGccgaggatgaccctgaacttctgatcttcctatgGCCATCCCCTAGACACCAGGATAGAGGAAATATCGCCACACCCAGAGGACTCCAGGTCTCTAGTCCCTTGGTGGTTTTTTGCCAGCTTCTCTGGACTCATCCCTGGGTGGGCGACCGCCCTGCTGCAGGCCCAGCCTCACCAGGTGGAAGCGGAAGCTCTTCTCGTACTTCATGTACTTGAGGCAGTACTCGCAGAGCCAAAGCTTGGGCTGCTTCCCATAGTCTTCTGGGAAAGGTGAGAAATACCAGGCATCAATTTCATAGTTCCCAATGTGGATCTTGTCTACATACTTCACTTTGGTGATCTGCAGACAGGGAGAGCAGGGGGCAGGCACAGCTCAGAGCTCAGCAGGAacgaggagggcagggaggaccCCAGCTGGTCCCCAGACCCTGCTTATTCTTACCGCCTCATGTTCCTTTTCCAAGGCTGCTGTGGTGGGGTCCATCTCTGCATAGGTCTGGGCAAGAAGTGCACAGAGATGAACAGACATGGTTAGACTGGCCCGCATCCTAGAACTCAGTGCTATCTACTGTCGTCTACAATAATAAGACCTCACAGTAATAACAGACGTGGTTAGACGGGCCTGCATCCTAGAACTCAGTGCTATCCACTGTCGTCTACAATAATAAGACCTCACAGTAATAATAAGGAATCACGCCAATAGCTCATCTGTTTTACTTTGTTGGGAGGCTGGCTCTTCTGAGCTCCTCTCCTGTCTGCCTACCTCTCCACACATCCAGATGCCTCAGCCTGGACCTTAAGCTACATAAGCAGGGCCTGGGGTCAGGCCTGGTTTGTGGTTAGGTTAAGAGCTTCAGCCTGGCAGTGGTAGAGCTCACCTTGAATCCAAGCACCTGGGAACCTAAGGTAGGAGAAGTTAAATCAGTAAGTGtgaagccagtctggactatGTGGGACCcttgtcaaaacaaacaacaacaacaacaataatcagATTgaggcagggtgtggtggcacacgtttttttaaatcccagcactcaaaaggcagagataggcagatctctgagtttgaagccagcctggtgtacagaatgagttccaggacagtcagggatacacagagaaaccatgtctccacacaaacaacagcaacaacaaaaacaagcaaacaaacaaagagcttCAGCTGTACACTGGGCCATGCACGTCCAGAGTAAGATCAGCTGCTGGCTCAGGTCCCCCTCCTGAACACCAGACCTCAGCAGCTCCTGAGGACGCTCCATGGGGTTCCCCCCGCCTTGTCATGTCAGACAGTAGGTGTCCAGAAAGGACTTCCAGGCTCCTCTTCCTCTGGGGCCCTCTCTTAAACATCACTGCCTGTCACTGGCTGACTTGCTCTTAAGACTCCTCACCCTGGTGGCTGACCTAACCAGTGGCCAACTGAGTGGACGCCAGCTCTTATCTCCATGGCATCTCTGGAATCGGTTCCAGTAGAACTTTTCTCTGACGCACTCCAAACAATCACTGCTACTTTAGGTCTGGACAACTGACAAGGGTTTCTTAAACTCCCTGCTATATCTCAGCCCCTCAAATCCACAGCTATCAAAACGTTTCTTCCAGCCTTCAACCTTTTACACTGTAGTTACTTCCACTCTGAGAAtgcccttccttctcctcatGCTCTATATGCTCACCTCACCGAGGCAGAGCACGGGTCAGGTGAATCTATGACAGAGCTCTGTGAACTATCATGTATGATTAATTTTGCTCTTTCCGGCTGTTCAAGGCCCAACATCATTCCCAAGCATCTTCTAGTAAATCTGACTAAATTCATTCACTTTTGTGTTGGGTTGttcctaattattattattattattattatttttttttttttttttttttttttttttggttttttcgagacagggtttctctgtgtagctttgtgcctttcctggatctcgctctgtagaccaggctggcctcgaactcacagagatccgcctgcctctgcctcctgagtgctgggattaaaggcgtgcgccaccaccgcccggcttattattttttttttttaagatttatttatttattatgtatacattgttctgcctgcaggccagaagagggcaccagatctcattacagatagttgtgagccaccatgtggttgctgggaattgaactcaggacttctggaagaatagccagtgcttttaacctctgagccatctctccagcccctaattatgttgtttttgagatagggtctcaggaTGTATAGCACAATGGTCTGGAATTTGCCCTGtatcctagactggccttgaactcgaaaCTTACAGGAAATTCTTATCTCAGCTGAACAATCCTTCCTACCTCAGGTCCCCAGTGCTGTgactacaggtatgtaccaccatacctggccttgaCAGGGAATTCTTATTGCAATTTTAGAGAGTAGTAAACAGACAGAATGGGATGAGGTCACTTGCCTGTGGGTACCAGCAACTGCCAAGCACTCTATAGATATTATAGATATTATTTCATTTAGCTTTTAAATGAATCTTTGAAacaagagcacttgttattcCCATTATACAAAAGAGGAACCTAAGGTACAAAGAAGCAAAgtcacttgcccaaggtcacagaactGGTACACAGAACAGAGTAGCTTTGGTCTGCCCAATTCCAACaaagacaggaaaaacaaaaggaacaaagaTTTTTCTCTTCAAATATCTCTTTAAACTGTATTTCTCAATTTTcacaaagcacaattcttttctgcAAATACATTAAAGAATTACAAAACCactatttttcttaaatgttgCAATTTATTTAGAATTAAACATTAATTAGAATaggatggtggtacacacctgtatcccagcacttcagaggtagaggcaggggaatcagttcaaggtcatcctttgcaatatatcaagtttgaggccatgtctcaaaaaacccaaccaaTGAACAGGCAAAAATCTCCAAAAATTATGTAGCTTCTAAAGAACCTTGCTGACAGTTTTATCACTCATCCATCACTACTCAGCCCACCCATTATCTACCTGCTGACTGAGAGTCACTCTATTCAAATCAGAGGCCAGCCTTTTAAACCTGTGCTGTCCAAGAGAACAGCCATTAATCACAAGTACTATTTAAATGCAAATTcatgacaattaaaaaaattccACAGAACTgttagagaaaccctatctcacccttccccccaaaaaaaaaattctagtcaAACTGGACATGCACAAATTAGTACTGACAAGCCCCAGGTgactagaggagctactgtattgGCTAGAACAGCCCATAATCCATTTATAACAATTCAACTAGACAGTGCTACCCTCACCCTGGAGAGCCTTTCTAGCTTAGGGTATTGAAAGCATTTCTTATTAAAGCATAGTTGGCATTGTACCCAGTTGAaatgtctgtgtatatatacatgtatggattACAAGTCAAACACAACTACCTCAAAATAGTACTTACCCCTAAGAACATGGAAAACACCAATATTGTCTACATTATcctatttctttcttccattcaaACAATTTTAAAGGGATGGAAAAATGGCTGAGGGGTTaggagtatttgctgctcttgcagaagacctgggttcggttcccagcacctgcatcgtGGCTCACAGCCTTTGTAACTGCaattccaaggaatccaacaccctcttctgaactctgtgggcaccagatgtacatgtggtacacatgcaggccacattcatacacataaatctaaaaagctgcttttacaaaatgtaaatgttaTACACGCCACAACCAAACAAGTTCCCAGCCTGTGGACTTGTTAACACACTGTGTCCACAGTGTGAAAAGCACTGTGCACTGTGCTCACCAAGAGTGTGTAAGCAGAACTAGGATGCTGAGGCTCACAGCTGCTGCAGTGCCTTAGCCTGGAAATCAATGTAGGACTCTAGGTCTGCTCTTTTCGGAATTATTCAGAAAAAtgtaacttttccttttcttccttctatctCTTCTCTAAGCATATTTTCCTTAACACTTTGGGCCTCCCTCCAACATTTTTAGCTTCTTTACTCCTCTAAAACTTGGCTCCCTGACATGTGGCTGACTATCCACCATGTATCTGACCTTCATGCCATTTTAAATGGCATGACTCTTTTTTCCTAAACTTTACACCCTGCCTGCCTTGGGGTTTTTCTAATAAAACTGTCAAACttccaaaacagaaagaaaggagggaaagagaaaagaaatggaggtTCAGAGTGGGCGGAACATAATCCCCAGGAACaggaaaggccagcctgggctacacagtcacAAGAAACCAAGatagccaagcatgatgactcactcctgtaagcctagcacttgggaagtaggcACAGGAGAATCAGGTCAAGATCTGCCTTGGCTATGTAGAAGTCTTAAGGCCAGGCTGGCTACATaagacagtctcaaaaaacaaaaaaagccattgaggggccaggcagcggtggcgcacgcctttaatcccagcactcgggaggcccagccaggtggatctctgtgagttcgaggccagcctggttctgagcaagctggtctacaaagctacagagaaactgacttgaaaaaccaaaaaaaggggcCATTatggtggctcagtgggtggtGACATGTGCAGTGTAAGCCTAGAGACCTAAGCTTGATCCCTGGAACTTACTTAAAGGTAGGAGAGGACTGACTTCACAAAGTTGCTCTCTAGCCTCCACATTCTCCAATCATAGCACGCAACCctggcacagacacacagacacacacacagatggggacacacacacacacacacacacacacattttaaagaataattctACAAATGTATCCAAAACCATGGTTAGGGTCTGGACCCTAAGACAATGTACTTCCTaatgagatttctttcttttttgaagatttatttattttttatgtatattggtgttttgcctgcatgcatgtctgtgtgaggatgccagatcccctggaactggagttacagacagttgtgaactgccgtgtgggtactgggaattgaacccaggtactttggaagagcagccagtgctcttaaccactgaaccatctctcccgTCCCCTAATGAGACTTCTAAACCTATCTGTGCTCCCTCTGTAAACTAAGAATGATGATCAGCAAAGGCCCCACTGAAAAGAGGGAATGAAGTCTATTTAACCGAATACTTTGGCTCACAAACCATAATGTATGGCATAACTCCTGCCCACCTTTTAAGCAGCTGTTTAACTTTGACATGCTAAGTTCTCTGAGCCTAAGAACAAATTTTCCCTGTGGTGATGGACTACTGGGGAGGATAAGTTTTTTACAGCACTCAGCATGGTGCTAGATAAACAAGTAACTGAcgtaattttgttttcttttccttccctttgggCTTCAAGTTCCAGAGTTCCAGTCCTAACTATACCATTTCCTTGCTGTGACAGAGCAAGTCTCTTCTCTCTATAAGCTGAGGTTTTTTAACATATGAAGAATAAATGAGAGATAAAATCCCTGGCACACAAGATTTTAAGTGGGAGGTGCTATGGAAAAGGGGAGGGGCCAAGACCTTCTGTACGTGGTTGATCTCATCATGCTTTCGTTTTTGGTTTCGAGTGATCTTGCGCTCCGGCTGCTCCGCCAGCTCACTCAGGTATTTCTCAGAGTTCTTTTGCACGGCATCCTTCACAGTCTTGGTCAATGCCAGTCGGTTCTTGTCCACCCATTCGTCCAGTCGCCTGTTAACTGTTAAGATGGACCATGAGGGAGTGACCCTGCTACCTCTTCCTTCCACCCAGGCCCAGTGGCCCCAAACACTCACAGCCCACATAGTGTACGTAGAATTCTTCCCGGCCCTCCTGGTCATTCACTCTAGACTGGATCACTTCTGCTGAAtctgtaaaggaaaaaaaggcaTCTGACGCACTGAGGGATAATTTCCAGATTCACATACCCGTTATGGCACTTATTCACCCTGTAAAGGTGAGCTAGGTTAGGACTGAAGTTTTGGGGACAGGGTGAGTCAGTGAGGCTTACCCAGGGCCAGAGATCTGAAAACTGAGGAAACCTggtatgtgtgtttttatgtgtgtttaaGTCCAGCTCCAAAGTCAGTGATCATTTCAGTCATTCAGTTATTTGGGAGACATGGGAGCTGGCTGGGGATTACGACAGTTGAAGCTTATATATGATTCTCCCTTCACATTTCCTAAATGAATGTAGCTGATCACATTACTTTGACTTTCTGAACCTTAGTTTCTTCATCTGGAAAGTAAGAAGAGTGCCTACCTACAACCGAAAAAGAATGACTTAAATTTTTTAGCACACTGACAGGCACCCAGCAGATCTGTCTAGAAACAAATGCTTGTCTGGCCTTCTGCTCTGCTCTTGCTGGATGGAGAAAGCGGAGACAGTAATGAATCACAAGAGGACTTGCTCTCTAGCAGCTCCCCATTtaacagaggaaggcagatgaTTTTAGCATGTTGCATATATTATGGCTGAGGTACGGAAAAAATACTACAGAACATATAAGTAATTAACTTTGCCTGAAGGGCTCAAGAATGGGATCACCATGGGAGATAAAGTTAAGAGGTGAGTTAAGAGCTAGATAGGCAAACATGAGAAAGGCTAATGCATTCCAAGAAGAAAGTACAGTGATAAAAGGCTTATAAAGGCAGTCTTTGGAGAGCGGAGCAAGGCCCGGTCTGGTAACAGCCTTTACAAGGAGTGCCTAGAAACAGGAGAGGTCTCAGACATGACCTATactctgagttttgttttgtttttgagacagggtctctctatgtagtcctggctctcctggaacttgctaagcaagttaggcaggccttgaactcacaggtatgccttctcagtactgggattaaaggtgtgcatacCATGCCCCACGGTTATTctagttttaaaattacattcatttatcttattagggggagtggggagggcgctcacatgtgaaggtcagaggacaaccactgagtcattgtttccttcaactgtatgggttctggggctacaactcagatcctcaagattggtggcaaacacctttatctTTTGAGCCATCTCAGCTTGGAGTTTATTTCAAAGCTAGGAGCCTGGGTTTATTTTGaagggggaaggaaaaggaacatAAGTAAAGGGGAAACGTGTTTTTATGAACTGGGTGTCCTCTTTGCTGGCGATGTAGAGGACCAGAGAAATGTAAATGTaaagacagacaaaaaacaaaacaaaaaacaccagtgAAGGAACAGAGCAAGAAAAATGAAGCTTGGAATCGGGCAAGAATGAGTGCTCATACGCTTACAATGTGATCACCTTACTGATGGTTTTACAAGAGAAAACAAGCATAATCCCCGACTACAGTCTCCCATCAGAGGGAGTTCCTCAGCTCCCCACAGTCTGCGTTCTTACCTTACCTGAGTCACCACCCTCACCCCAAGACTCCTAGCCCCCAAACTCCGCCCTATGGAACACCCATTCCTAAGCCCTGCCCATCCCTAAACCCCGCCTCTAGGCCCTGGGCCCCGCCCTCACGCCAGGTGCTATCGGGCCGCCGGCACAGGTACGTTTCTCCGATTTCCACGGTGACTTCTGGTTCGCCACGCGCCGGGGTCGGCGGAGAGACGCGGCCCGGGGACCGGGCAGGCCCCTCGACAGCTGCATTTTCCCCGGGCCCGGGCTCGCCCTCCCCCACAATTCCCGAAGTCGTTGCAGCAACTGCGGCTGTCGCTGCCTGTGCCGCCATTGTGGTACCGGAAGTGATGAGGGAGACCGGAGAGCCTTACGCTTTTAGTTCCGGGTCAGGGGGAGGGGGCGGAGTCTCGGTGTTGGAGGTGGGAGACTGTGATGTGGTTTCTGTTTCGGGGTGGTTTCCCCTAAGGCTATTTGTAGTTATACTCTAGAAACCCGTCAATCTGATTTTCCCCCCTTTCTTTTACTGAGACGGTCTAATTATATAGTCCTGAGTGACTTGGaattcgctatgtagaccaggccggccttgaacgcACAAGAAATCCACTGGCCTCTATCGAGTGCTCAGatttaaagacgtgcgccaccacgcccggacTCAATCtgaggttttggtttgtttgtttgtcctttgtttttcctttctttttttttttttttgagacagagtttttctgtgtagctctggctgtcctggaactcaggctggtctcgaactcaacagagatccgcctgcctttgcctccgtttgctggaattaaaggcgtgcgccaccaccaccaggctttgttgtttgttttgatacatGGTCCCatgtagttgaggctggcttCATACTTGCTGGCCTTGCTCGTCTCACCTTaggttcccaagtgctgggattaaagactggcACCACCACCTCCTTTTTGGAGAAATGCTCTtcactggctggcctcaaactcttagaaTTCGTGGCAGTTTTCTGGGGATTACAGTTGTGCTCCGTCATAGCCAATTACATGGGATGCAGAGGACTGAagcccagggctttatgcatacCGCCTACcccttgttttcttcttgttcGGGGTGGGAGTAAAAACAGTTGAGACAGGGAAAGAACAGGTGTGCCAAATAAACTACCTTcagaataaacttttttttttttttttttaaagaatcacaTGTAGTCCCAGCAGGGCTCAAACCTGTAATGTCTCGAGAGGTGACCTTGGGCTCTCATCACCTGAATGCTGAGGGTAGGATGTGTGTTACCACACCAGGTTCATGCACTGCTAAGGATTGTACCTAAGGCTTCAtcaatgctaggcaaacactaccactgaactacatcttcaGCCAGAACGGCAGCTCTTAAAAAGGGGGTCCTGAGCAGGGATACAATAAAGAGCTATTTTGGCAGTGACTGAAGAATCTTGAGTAGTGACCTTTTTCTGAGTAGTGTACCAAATTCACCGAGACTCAGTAAAGGTTAAGCCATATATCCATATGGTCAAGTCATAGAATTATGTAAACCATATAGCAGCATTCAAGCGACACTTCTTATTGGTAGATGAAGTGGAGCAACACGTGTCCTTTCACCGTCCTCCCCACAATGATCAAGTACGTTGACCTTCATCACTGCTAGGCCACCTAACACTTGCAGTAGCCTGCCCAGTGCAAAGTATTTTAGGAACTGTATCATAGGCAAAACTAGTAGATGAAAAGAATAACTGTTGGTCATATAACACCGTAGTTCCTGAGCTTTGCAGAACTGAGAAACACATAGTGATTAGGAATTGGCGTGCATCTGTGACATGGTGCCCACCACCAGTCTTCGATTACCTTTATACAAGCTGTCATTAAATTAGCTTCCTAGCAagatggctttaaaaaaaaaaaaacagattcatttatttattatgcatacaatgttctgcctgcatgtcagaagatggtaccaggtctcattatagatggttgtgaaccaccatgtggttgctgggaattgaaatcagaacctctggaagggcagccaatgctcttaacctctaagccatctctctagccctgcaaGATGGCTTTTCTAGGGATAATGCCTGGCATCCAGCTTCTCATCAGCTGGCTTACTGGAATAAAGTTCCTCTTCTCATTCCCAATCATTTAGACTAACTGGCTTGTGCCGCATGAACATACCCAGCACTACTGGTAACTTCcacagcagcacacagcacagtgtAAGGCAGAGTAGGAACTTGGTAAGCATCTCATTTAGACATTCTTTGAAAGTTCTTAGACTCATAATTTGGTTATCGGTCTTCACAATAGTTCTTAAGAGAGATGCAGCTTGAGGTTGGGATTCAGAAACTGTATCCCAAGAAATATCTGACCACTGGGTCTCTATGAGAGATGGCACTGGGAATAAAATCTTTTCTGGggagtggggagctggagagatggcccagcgatTAAGAGCATGTAGTGCTCTtgtggacctgagttctgtttccacatcaggcagctcactatcttctgtaacttcagctcccagGGGATCCTACACTCTCTTCAGGACTCCAGGCACCTGCAGtaacatgcacaaacccacaggcagacacacatgAAAGGAAGAGAGGGCACTAGGAAAG includes:
- the Kat8 gene encoding histone acetyltransferase KAT8 — translated: MAAQAATAAVAATTSGIVGEGEPGPGENAAVEGPARSPGRVSPPTPARGEPEVTVEIGETYLCRRPDSTWHSAEVIQSRVNDQEGREEFYVHYVGFNRRLDEWVDKNRLALTKTVKDAVQKNSEKYLSELAEQPERKITRNQKRKHDEINHVQKTYAEMDPTTAALEKEHEAITKVKYVDKIHIGNYEIDAWYFSPFPEDYGKQPKLWLCEYCLKYMKYEKSFRFHLGQCQWRQPPGKEIYRKSNISVYEVDGKDHKIYCQNLCLLAKLFLDHKTLYFDVEPFVFYILTEVDRQGAHIVGYFSKEKESPDGNNVACILTLPPYQRRGYGKFLIAFSYELSKLESTVGSPEKPLSDLGKLSYRSYWSWVLLEILRDFRGTLSIKDLSQMTSITQNDIISTLQSLNMVKYWKGQHVICVTPKLVEEHLKSAQYKKPPITVDSVCLKWAPPKHKQVKLSKK